A stretch of Macrobrachium rosenbergii isolate ZJJX-2024 chromosome 12, ASM4041242v1, whole genome shotgun sequence DNA encodes these proteins:
- the LOC136843643 gene encoding uncharacterized protein: MGIYCREEEIPLLIKVMKGSHFMDIVEELPFNILFTSNYQADAVLETIQEILERRLQKNQGSCYAYETRQESPLRCPGGMKVQRLGRAGVQKMLESVECLKDASLVLTCNFAENLPILGIYLDPDVVEEKVIDLNDISSAEEEAKPIAQVASTPFGTVGWLWVDVKYRRHGLGSLLVEMMGRLQMSEGYFPHGVVYDFNDTSTRMSKKLPGWKKTHRVNWIFPAQ; encoded by the exons ATGGGCATATATTGCAGAGAGGAAGAGATTCCTCTGCTCATCAAAGTAATGAAAGGCAGTCATTTCATGGATATAGTTGAAGAACTACCATTCAATATCCTTTTCACGTCAAACTACCAAGCAGATGCAGTACTTGAGACAATTCAGGAAATCCTTGAGAGGCGCCTCCAGAAAAACCAGGGTTCATGTTACGCCTATGAAACTCGACAAGAAAGTCCTCTGAG ATGTCCAGGAGGTATGAAGGTCCAGAGACTGGGGAGAGCAGGTGTCCAAAAAATGCTGGAAAGTGTCGAATGCTTGAAGGACGCTTCTCTAGTCCTTACTTGCAACTTCGCAGAAAACTTGCCAATACTGGGAATTTACTTGGACCCAGATGTTGTGGAGGAGAAGGTCATTGATTTAAATGACATCAGTTctgcagaagaagaagcaaaaccAATTGCGCAGGTCGCCTCTACCCCTTTCGGTACTGTGGGCTGGTTGTGGGTTGATGTCAAGTACAGGAGGCATGGGCTGGGAAGTCTCCTCGTCGAGATGATGGGTCGACTGCAAATGTCTGAGGGCTATTTTCCTCATGGCGTTGTGTACGACTTTAATGATACCTCTACTAGAATGTCCAAAAAGCTACCAGGCTGGAAGAAAACCCACCGTGTCAACTGGATATTTCCTGCTCAATGA